In a genomic window of Gouania willdenowi chromosome 11, fGouWil2.1, whole genome shotgun sequence:
- the rnf115b gene encoding E3 ubiquitin-protein ligase RNF115, which yields MAEAPLQRFFCHCCNCRTDPKLPDLVCPVCGSDFIEEVTEDSSLLQENPAAPTSESSAPFADLWQLLFMERSALLSHPPTMESDPEGSVQVSTGQSHSSLVTQRGDESEEPGSPPVAEEDTSPRPEQRPVVEGIVQQFLAGLFANNGNPGAAPAATLSSMLQLYSNPGDYAWGQGGFDAVITELLEQLESAGPPPAEKEMISSLPTVFISEEQTECKLECTVCREEYLSGESVRKLPCLHYFHSDCVVPWLELHDTCPVCRKSLTGIDNSLPPTSQLPEPRSVRTEQQERKGI from the exons ATGGCGGAGGCCCCACTGCAGCGGTTCTTCTGTCACTGCTGTAACTGCAGAACTGACCCTAAACTACCG GATCTGGTTTGCCCTGTATGTGGCTCTGACTTCATTGAGGAGGTGACAGAAGACTCCAG TCTCCTGCAAGAAAACCCTGCAGCTCCCACTAGTGAAAGCTCAGCTCCGTTTGCAGAT TTATGGCAGCTGCTGTTTATGGAGCGCTCCGCTCTGCTTTCACACCCGCCCACCATGGAGTCCGACCCGGAGGGCAGCGTGCAGGTATCAACGGGTCAGAGCCATTCTTCTTTGGTGACACAGAGGGGTGACGAGTCTGAAGAACCGGGGTCGCCGCCTGTCGCTGAAGAAGACACATCGCCCAGGCCTGAACAACGGCCTGTGGTGGAAGG GATTGTACAGCAGTTCTTAGCTGGCTTGTTTGCTAACAACGGGAACCCGggtgctgctcctgctgctacTCT ATCCAGTATGCTCCAGTTATACTCAAACCCTGGTGACTATGCGTGGGGCCAGGGAGGCTTTGACGCTGTCATAACAGAG TTATTGGAGCAGTTGGAGAGCGCAGGTCCACCCCCGGCGGAAAAGGAGATGATCTCATCCCTCCCGACCGTTTTCATTTCTGAAGAACAGACAG AGTGCAAACTGGAGTGCACAGTGTGCAGAGAGGAATACTTATCGGGGGAATCTGTCAGGAAGCTGCCCTGCCTCCATTACTTCCACAGTGACTGTGTAGTGCCCTGGCTGGAGCTG CACGATACCTGCCCCGTGTGCCGCAAAAGCCTGACTGGAATCGACAACAGCCTCCCACCAACATCCCAACTTCCAGAACCTCGCTCCGTCAGGACAGAGCAACAAGAGAGGAAAGGAATCTAA